DNA sequence from the Alteribacter lacisalsi genome:
TATATAACGTTTCACTGTTCAAAAATACACTCGCTTGCCGCGGGCAGGCTTTAGCCAACCGGGGAAGATTGCCCCGGTGGATCTTCCGCTCTTGCTTTTCCCGCAGGCGTCTCGTGATTATTGAACAATCAACATTCATGTGTACACAAAAAAACGGTGCCAACTATCGAAAAGCAATAATTGGTACCGTTTTTTACTAAGATAGAGACTGTTTTATTCCAGCCTCCTCTTCAATAATAGACTTTCGCTGCAGCCATAGGCTTCCAGTTTCATTCCAGACGAAAACAGCTATATTAATAGTCAGAATCAGACTGGCCGCCTGTGACAATGGCAATACCGGCACTGGCACCAATACGTGTGGCACCTGCTTCAATCATCGCAAGCGTCGTTTCTCTGTCACGCACCCCGCCTGATGCTTTAACACCAAGATCAGGGCCGACTGTTTTACGCATCAGCTCAATGTCGTCTACCGTCGCTCCACCTGAAGCAAAACCGGTGGAGGTTTTCACATAGTCAGCTCCTGCTTCTACAGAAAGTTCACAGGCTTTCACTTTTTCCTCTTCAGTAAGGAGGGCTGTTTCAATAATCACTTTAGTAAGTGCTTTTCCTGATGCTGCATCGACCACGGCTTTAATGTCGCGGAGAACAAGGTCAGTATTGCCGCTCTTAAGCGCTCCAACGTTAATAACCATATCCACTTCGCCGGCTCCTTTGGCAATGGCATCCTGAGTTTCAAATGATTTCGTTTCAGGTGTGGATGCTCCAAGAGGGAATCCAATAACGGTGCATACTTTCACATCCGGGGTATCTTTTAAGATTGCATACGCTGTTTCAATCCATCCCGGGTTCACACACACAGATGCAAAGGAATACTGTTTTGCCTCCTGTGCAAGAACTTCAATCTGTTCTTTCGTCGCTTCAGGTTTCAGTAATGTATGATCAATGTAAGAAGAAAGGTTCTGTTTGCTGCTCATTATTTCACGCTCGCTTTCTATATATTAGCCGGAGTTGTACGTACCTCTCTGGCAGCCTTCATTATAATATCATGTTTCTTATTGTTTGACGAGAGAAGCGGTTCATACATACTTTCAAATAAAAAGCGTAACCACGCGGTTTTACCTGAATCGCGTGTTCTCTTTACAAAGACTTAATTATTCTGATATTTAGACATCTGTTAAATTCCTGAGTGCTACAGATAAAAAAAACACCTCTGAAATCCTAAGATTCCAGAGGTGCAGACTATATGGTTTATTCGCCTGAGGCTACGGTCTGCCTCGCTTCTTCCTCAACGACACGCACAAAACGTCCTTCGTTATAAGGATAACCGGCTTTTGTGATTTTCACTTTCACAATTTCACCGATGAGGCTTTCGTCTCCTTCGAAATTAACTTTCATGTAGTTGTCGCTGTAACCTACCAGGAGATTGCCGTCGCTTCCCTTTTCTTCGGGGATCACTTCAAGAACCTCCTCTTCAAAACGTGACGCATACTGTTTAGCCAGCTGGTTGGACAGTTCGATCAGACGATGCACCCGGTCGTTTTTCACCTGGTCATCCACCTGGTCTTCCATCCGCGCTGCCGGTGTACCGGTACGTTTGGAATAAGGAAAAACGTGCAGTTCCGAAAACTGAAGATCACGGATAAAGTCATATGTTTCCTGGAACTCTTCATCCGTTTCGCCCGGGAATCCAACGATCACATCGGTTGTGACAGCCAGTCCCGGGAGAGCCTTATGAAGCCGGCCGACCCGTTCGGCAAAAAATTCATTTGTATATTTCCGGCGCATGCGCTTTAGTACCGTATCGGAACCGGACTGCAGCGGCACATGCAGGTGACGGACAATCTTTTCGGACTGGTCAATGACTTCAATCACACGGTCGGTAATCTGACTCGCTTCAATCGAAGAAATCCGAATCCGCTTGAGTCCTTCTACTTTTTCCAGTTCCAGCAGCAAATCTGCAAGACTGTAATCTTTCATGTCCTCTCCATACCCGCCTGTATGAATGCCTGTCAGGACAATTTCCTTGTAGCCCGCATCTACGAGCTGGCGGGCCTGAACGAGCACGTCCTCAGGCTTACGGGAACGGAGAAGCCCCCGTGCCCACGGGATGATACAGAACGTACAGAAGTTGTTGCACCCTTCCTGAATTTTAAGGCTTGCACGGGTGCGGTCAGTAAATGCAGGAACATCCAGTTCCTCATAAACGCGGGTTTTCATGATATTGCCCACGCCGTTAATCGGTTCCCGTTCTTCCCGGAACTGTTCAATGTATGGAATCATCTTGTGCCGGTCCTGAGTTCCAACAACGATGTCCACGCCGGGAATCGCCATGATCTCAGCAGGAGAGGTCTGAGCATAACAGCCTGTTACGCAGATGACGGCATCCGGGTTTTTTCGGATCGCACGGCGAATAACCTGACGACTTTTTTTATCACCAGTGTTTGTAACTGTGCACGTATTAATGACATACACATCTGACGTCTGATCAAACTCTGTTTTTTCATATCCGGCTTTTTTAAACAGCTGCCAGATTGCTTCGGTTTCGTAATGGTTAACTTTACAGCCTAATGTATGAAATGCAACGGAAGGCATGTGTGATCACCTCGATAATTCAAAATGGTAGGAGATTGCCGAAAGGGCATAAAGGGGCGCTGTTTCAGCCCGCAGAATACGGGGGCCGAGCGCACATGAGACAGCTCCTGCCCCTGTCAGGAGTTCTATTTCCCGATCAGAAAAACCGCCTTCAGGACCGGCGATGATGAGTACACGGTCACCGCAGGATGCCTGATTTAACGTTTCTGCCAGGCGGCTTTTCTCATCGTTCCTTGCTTCTTCTTCATAGGCCACGATCACCTGTTCAAAGCTGTCAAATGCAGAGATAAGCTCTGAAAACGAGGCTACGTTTCCTATCAAAGGAACAAGGCTGCGTTGGGACTGTTCGGCTGCTTCCTGGGCAATCTTCTCCCACCGCTCCTGTTTTTTACGGGCTTTTTTCTGATCCAGCTTCACGATCGACCGCTCTGCCTCAAATGGAAGGAAGGCACTTGCCCCTAACTCGGTGCCTTTTTGTATGACAAGTTCAAGCTTATCTGCTTTTGGAAGGCCGCAGGCAACGGTAACATGGACAGGCATTTCTGAAGACCGGTGCTCCTGTTCAACCACCGTTCCCTGTACTTGTTCAGGGGAAACCACGGTCAGCTGCACACGAAAACAGGCGCCGGAGCGGTTACAGCAAACCACTTCGTCACCTTCATTCATGCGCATCACGCGGGCGATGTGTTTCGCTTCGTCACCAGTCATTATAACATCGTCTGCGCTGATTTGCGTGTCATCCAGAAAATACCGCTGCATTCCCATCACCTTGTGTCCTTCCATTCCAGTCACTTGCTGAGACCGGCGTAATCATTCTGTCCCCCGGCTCGTGCAGCGCGGCTTATTGTCATTTTTATACTCATGGTCCAGAGCCTGCAGACCGACACCGATCTATGCCTTCGGTACCTTCGCCACAATCGCCAGCCAATCTTCCATTTCAATGACTTCGGCAATTGTAAATCCACTGGCTTTGAGTGCCTCTTTAACCATCTCCCGTTTTGCGCTGATAATGCCGGAAGTAATCAAAGTCCCGCCTGGATTCAGCTTGGCATATGCATCGTCTGTCATACGGACAATCACTTCGGCAAGAATATTCGCTACGATCAGGTCCGGCCTTTCCTCTACTCCTTCTAGCAGATTGTTCTGCTTAATGGAGACAACATCTTGTGCTTTGTTCAGTTTCACATTAATGTTTGCTGTCTGTACAGCAACATCATCCAGGTCCATGGCGAGCACGCTTTGTGCACCAAGCTTTGCTGCAGCAATACTCAGGACACCAGAGCCGGTTCCCACATCAAGAACCTGATCTCCTTTTTGAATATACTTTTCAAGAGCCTGGATACAGAGTACTGTTGTAGGATGGGTTCCGGTTCCAAAAGCCATGCCCGGGTCAAGTTCGATAATCAGCTCTTTATCCGACACCTTTTCATACTCTTCCCAGGTTGGTGTAATTGTGATCCTGTCGGAGACCTTCACCGGCTTGTAGTATTTTTTCCAGGCTGTTGCCCATTCTTCTTCGTTCACTTCACTGAGGGAAACGTTGTTATGCCCCACATCAATATCATGGGTAATCAGGTTGTTGATCGCTTCCTTAATTTCATCTACTGTCTCTCCAAGAAAGCTGTTAACCGGAAGATACGCCTTCAGAATGATGCCTTCCTCCGGGTAATCGTCCGGGGAAAGCTGATAGACTTCGCCGAATGTCGTATCCCACGCGCGGGTCAGATCACCAGGGTCCTCAATTACGACACCGCTGGCACCGGCTTCGTGCAGAATATTACTTACCGGTTCCACTGCTTCCTGTGTAGTATGAATACTAATTTCCGACCACTTCATCTCCATCAGCTCCCCAGCCTGTATTATTCACCGAAGCTTTTAAACGCCCGTTTTGCTTTTGCAAAAAAGTTGTCGTTCTGCTCATCCGGTGCTGAACCGGTTTCTTCGGCAAAATCACGTAAAATTTCTTTCTGCTTCTCTGACAGGTTTTTAGGCGTCACAACGCGCACGCGCACAAACTGGTCGCCCTGTCCTGCACCGCGGACGTTTGGAACACCTTTCGCCTTCAGACGGAACTCTGTGCCGGTCTGTGTTCCGGCAGGAATCTTAAGGCTGATCTTGCCTTTGAGTGTCGGTACTTCAATTTCATCACCGAGGGCAGCCTGCGCAAATGTCAGCGGCATGTCACAGTAGAGGTTATCGCCATCACGCTTAAAGAACTCGTGAGGTTTAACATTAAAGACGACAAACAGGTCACCCGCCGGTCCTCCGTTGGCACCTGGTTCACCTTGTCCGGCTACTCGAATCTGCTGGCCGGTATCCACACCTGCAGGTATCTTGATATGAATTGTCTTGCGCTTCTTCACTTTGCCCTGCCCGCCGCATGTGCGGCAGCGGTCTTTAATCATTTGACCGGTTCCCTGACAATGATTACATACACGCCGGTTCACAACGCGGCCAAACGGAGTGTTCTGCTCCACATTCAGCTGGCCGGCACCATGACAGTGCTTACACGTCTCCGGCTTTGTTCCCGGCTTCGCTCCGGAACCGTTACATGTGTCACACGTTTCTTCCCGGGGAATCTCAATATCCATTTCTTTACCGAATACTGCTTCCTTAAACTCAAGCGTCATCGTGTACTGGAGATCAGATCCCTGCCGCGGTGCGTTAGGATCACGGCGTCCCCCGCCGCCAAAGAACATGTCAAAAATATCGCCGAAGCCCCCGAAGTCACCCTGGCCTGCGCCGCCTCCGCCGAACTGGTTCGGGTCGGTATGTCCGAAACGGTCATAATGGGCCCGTTTCTGTGAGTCGCTGAGAGTATCATACGCTTCTTTGACTTCCTTAAATTTATCCTCAGCTCCCGCTTCTTTGTTCACGTCCGGATGATACTGGCGTGCGAGCTTCCGGTATGCTTTCTTAATATCGGCCTCAGAGGCATCCTGTCCGACTCCGAGAACGTCGTAAAAATCTTTTTTGCTCATTTGTGTATCCACTCCCGACTGCTAATCCATAACGAATATCTTATCACTGACTGACGGCTCCCGCAACATTGTATGCCACAGAAAAAGAGGGTATCCCCTCTTAGGTGCCCGGCTCTCTCCAACAGAAGTCGTATCCAGCATTATTACTTACTTATGCTGGATACAGTATCGGAGGTGCCTGGCACTTCAGATTCGGGACACCCTCTTCATATCAGCCCTGCATTACTGTTTTTTCTCGTCGTTGTTTACTTCTTCGTACTCTGCATCAACTACGTTATCGTCTTCAGCCTGCTGCTGGCCTGCTTCTCCGCCCTCGGCTTCCTGCTGGGCCTGAGCTGCCTGCGCAGCCTGCTCATACATTTTAGTTGAGAGCTGCTGAACAATTTCCTGCAGTTCATCTTTTGCTGTGCGGATTGCTTCGATGTCCTCGCCTTTGAGAGCTTCCTGGACTTTTTCCTTCGCTGCTTCCGCTTTGTCTTTGTCTTCCTGCTCGACACTTTCGCCAAGATCTTTAATCGTCTTATCTGTCGTAAATACAAGCTGGTCTGCTTCGTTGCGAAGGTCTACTTCCTCACGGCGCTTTTTGTCAGCTTCAGCGTTTTCTTCAGCTTCTTTAACCATACGCTCGATTTCACTTTCATCAAGACCGGAAGAAGACGTAATTGTGATGGACTGCTCTTTATTCGTTCCAAGGTCCTTGGCACGGACGTTAACAATTCCGTTGGCATCGATATCAAAGGATACTTCGATCTGCGGTACTCCGCGTGGTGCCGGTGGAATGTCAGTCAGCTGAAAACGGCCCAGTGTCTTGTTGTCTGCTGCCATTTCACGCTCACCCTGAAGAACATGGATATCCACGGAAGGCTGGTTGTCAGCTGCAGTGGAGAACGTCTGGGATTTGCTTGTTGGAATTGTCGTATTGCGGTCGATGAGCTTTGTGAATACGCCGCCCATTGTTTCAATTCCTAGTGACAGTGGTGTTACGTCAAGAAGAACAACATCCTTTACGTCACCAGTGAGTACCCCTGCCTGAACAGCGGCACCAAGAGCAACAACCTCATCCGGGTTCACACCTTTATGAGGGTCTTTACCTGTTACCTTCTTGATTGCTTCCTGAACAGCTGGAATACGCGTGGACCCACCTACAAGAACAATCTTGTCGATTTCACTTGCAGATAGTCCAGCATCGCTCATTGCCTGGCGTGTAGGGCCCATCGTACGCTCCACAAGATCCGAACTCATTTCTTCAAACTTCGCTCGTGTCAGGTTCAGCTCAAGGTGTTTCGGTCCTGAAGCGTCTGCTGTGATGAACGGAAGTGAAATCTGCGTCTGGGATACACCTGAAAGGTCCTTCTTCGCTTTTTCAGCAGCATCTTTCAGACGCTGAAGGGCCATTTTATCCTGGGAAAGATCGATTCCGTTGTCTTTTTTGAACTGAGCTACAAGGTGGTCAATGATCACCTGGTCAAAGTCGTCACCGCCGAGTTTGTTGTCACCGGACGTAGCACGTACTTCGAAGAAACCGTCGCCAAGTTCAAGGATGGATACGTCAAACGTTCCGCCCCCGAGGTCGTAGACAAGGATTGTCTGATCTTCTTCTTTTTCAAAGCCGTACGCAAGGGCTGCTGCAGTCGGCTCGTTAACGATACGCTCGACTTCAAGGCCTGCAATCTTTCCAGCGTCCTTCGTTGCCTGACGCTGGGAGTCGTTAAAATAGGCAGGAACAGTAATAACCGCTTTGGTTACTTTTTCACCAAGATATGCTTCTGCATCTTCTTTGAGCTTCTGAAGGATGATTGCAGAAATCTCCTGTGGAGAATACTCTTTGCCTTCCGCTTCAACTTTATAGTCAGTACCCATATGACGCTTAATGGATACAATTGTGTTCGGGTTCGTGATCATCTGGCGCTTCGCTACCTCACCTGTCTGACGCTCTCCGTCCTTAAAGGAAACAACTGATGGTGTTGTACGGCTGCCTTCCGCATTCGGAATAACCGTCGCTTCGCCACCCTCCATAACTGCAACACATGAGTTTGTTGTACCTAAGTCAATACCGATTACTTTACTCATTTAAAATTCCTCCTGTTCTTAGTGAAAATATGTAGTTGTTACGTGCTGACCTTGACCATTGCCGGCCGGATCACACGGTCGTTAAGCATGTAGCCTTTCTGCATTTCCTCGACTACGATGTTTGAATCGTAGTCGTCCGATTCCACCTGCATCACAGCCTGGTGGTAATGAGGGTCAAATGGTGCACCAACTGCCTCAATCGGCTTGATTCCCTCCGCATCGAGAGCTTCCTTAATCTGCCGGTAAACCATTTCCATTCCCTGAAGAAGACTCTTGCCGTCTTCTGAAGAAATGTCAACCATCATCGCCCTCTCAAAGTTATCCAGAGCGGGCAGAAGCTGTTCAGCAAGTTTCTGGGATCTGTATTTCGCATCCGCCTCTTTTTCCTTTCGGGTTCTGCGTCGGAAGTTATCATAATCTGCCTGATTACGAAGCAGAC
Encoded proteins:
- the deoC gene encoding deoxyribose-phosphate aldolase; its protein translation is MSSKQNLSSYIDHTLLKPEATKEQIEVLAQEAKQYSFASVCVNPGWIETAYAILKDTPDVKVCTVIGFPLGASTPETKSFETQDAIAKGAGEVDMVINVGALKSGNTDLVLRDIKAVVDAASGKALTKVIIETALLTEEEKVKACELSVEAGADYVKTSTGFASGGATVDDIELMRKTVGPDLGVKASGGVRDRETTLAMIEAGATRIGASAGIAIVTGGQSDSDY
- the mtaB gene encoding tRNA (N(6)-L-threonylcarbamoyladenosine(37)-C(2))-methylthiotransferase MtaB, which translates into the protein MPSVAFHTLGCKVNHYETEAIWQLFKKAGYEKTEFDQTSDVYVINTCTVTNTGDKKSRQVIRRAIRKNPDAVICVTGCYAQTSPAEIMAIPGVDIVVGTQDRHKMIPYIEQFREEREPINGVGNIMKTRVYEELDVPAFTDRTRASLKIQEGCNNFCTFCIIPWARGLLRSRKPEDVLVQARQLVDAGYKEIVLTGIHTGGYGEDMKDYSLADLLLELEKVEGLKRIRISSIEASQITDRVIEVIDQSEKIVRHLHVPLQSGSDTVLKRMRRKYTNEFFAERVGRLHKALPGLAVTTDVIVGFPGETDEEFQETYDFIRDLQFSELHVFPYSKRTGTPAARMEDQVDDQVKNDRVHRLIELSNQLAKQYASRFEEEVLEVIPEEKGSDGNLLVGYSDNYMKVNFEGDESLIGEIVKVKITKAGYPYNEGRFVRVVEEEARQTVASGE
- a CDS encoding 16S rRNA (uracil(1498)-N(3))-methyltransferase, translating into MQRYFLDDTQISADDVIMTGDEAKHIARVMRMNEGDEVVCCNRSGACFRVQLTVVSPEQVQGTVVEQEHRSSEMPVHVTVACGLPKADKLELVIQKGTELGASAFLPFEAERSIVKLDQKKARKKQERWEKIAQEAAEQSQRSLVPLIGNVASFSELISAFDSFEQVIVAYEEEARNDEKSRLAETLNQASCGDRVLIIAGPEGGFSDREIELLTGAGAVSCALGPRILRAETAPLYALSAISYHFELSR
- the prmA gene encoding 50S ribosomal protein L11 methyltransferase, translated to MKWSEISIHTTQEAVEPVSNILHEAGASGVVIEDPGDLTRAWDTTFGEVYQLSPDDYPEEGIILKAYLPVNSFLGETVDEIKEAINNLITHDIDVGHNNVSLSEVNEEEWATAWKKYYKPVKVSDRITITPTWEEYEKVSDKELIIELDPGMAFGTGTHPTTVLCIQALEKYIQKGDQVLDVGTGSGVLSIAAAKLGAQSVLAMDLDDVAVQTANINVKLNKAQDVVSIKQNNLLEGVEERPDLIVANILAEVIVRMTDDAYAKLNPGGTLITSGIISAKREMVKEALKASGFTIAEVIEMEDWLAIVAKVPKA
- the dnaJ gene encoding molecular chaperone DnaJ, with the protein product MSKKDFYDVLGVGQDASEADIKKAYRKLARQYHPDVNKEAGAEDKFKEVKEAYDTLSDSQKRAHYDRFGHTDPNQFGGGGAGQGDFGGFGDIFDMFFGGGGRRDPNAPRQGSDLQYTMTLEFKEAVFGKEMDIEIPREETCDTCNGSGAKPGTKPETCKHCHGAGQLNVEQNTPFGRVVNRRVCNHCQGTGQMIKDRCRTCGGQGKVKKRKTIHIKIPAGVDTGQQIRVAGQGEPGANGGPAGDLFVVFNVKPHEFFKRDGDNLYCDMPLTFAQAALGDEIEVPTLKGKISLKIPAGTQTGTEFRLKAKGVPNVRGAGQGDQFVRVRVVTPKNLSEKQKEILRDFAEETGSAPDEQNDNFFAKAKRAFKSFGE
- the dnaK gene encoding molecular chaperone DnaK; translated protein: MSKVIGIDLGTTNSCVAVMEGGEATVIPNAEGSRTTPSVVSFKDGERQTGEVAKRQMITNPNTIVSIKRHMGTDYKVEAEGKEYSPQEISAIILQKLKEDAEAYLGEKVTKAVITVPAYFNDSQRQATKDAGKIAGLEVERIVNEPTAAALAYGFEKEEDQTILVYDLGGGTFDVSILELGDGFFEVRATSGDNKLGGDDFDQVIIDHLVAQFKKDNGIDLSQDKMALQRLKDAAEKAKKDLSGVSQTQISLPFITADASGPKHLELNLTRAKFEEMSSDLVERTMGPTRQAMSDAGLSASEIDKIVLVGGSTRIPAVQEAIKKVTGKDPHKGVNPDEVVALGAAVQAGVLTGDVKDVVLLDVTPLSLGIETMGGVFTKLIDRNTTIPTSKSQTFSTAADNQPSVDIHVLQGEREMAADNKTLGRFQLTDIPPAPRGVPQIEVSFDIDANGIVNVRAKDLGTNKEQSITITSSSGLDESEIERMVKEAEENAEADKKRREEVDLRNEADQLVFTTDKTIKDLGESVEQEDKDKAEAAKEKVQEALKGEDIEAIRTAKDELQEIVQQLSTKMYEQAAQAAQAQQEAEGGEAGQQQAEDDNVVDAEYEEVNNDEKKQ
- the grpE gene encoding nucleotide exchange factor GrpE produces the protein MEQQDKKAHTIEEEELERVNADAEEHEASDQTDSEEQDENNEEPEIELVNEDDSKVKELEEKIEDLNTRLLRNQADYDNFRRRTRKEKEADAKYRSQKLAEQLLPALDNFERAMMVDISSEDGKSLLQGMEMVYRQIKEALDAEGIKPIEAVGAPFDPHYHQAVMQVESDDYDSNIVVEEMQKGYMLNDRVIRPAMVKVST